A genomic region of Lysinibacillus sp. 2017 contains the following coding sequences:
- a CDS encoding Fur family transcriptional regulator, with protein MNVSRAWKILKDKGYKKTDKRELILGMFAATEKYLTARDLLDVLKKDFPGMSFDTIYRNLATFVELDILEETELNGERNFRMHCESDHHHHHFICRDCGDVKELSICPMEMLGEKLPGYEVEAHKFEIYGKCPKCL; from the coding sequence GAAAATATTAAAAGACAAAGGCTACAAAAAAACAGATAAACGAGAGTTGATTTTGGGTATGTTTGCTGCCACGGAAAAATATTTAACTGCTCGTGATTTGTTAGATGTACTAAAAAAAGACTTTCCAGGCATGAGTTTTGACACGATTTATCGAAACTTAGCCACGTTTGTAGAATTAGATATTTTAGAAGAAACAGAGTTAAATGGTGAGCGTAATTTCCGTATGCATTGTGAATCGGATCATCACCATCATCATTTTATTTGTCGCGATTGCGGCGATGTCAAGGAATTATCCATTTGCCCAATGGAAATGCTTGGTGAAAAATTGCCTGGCTATGAAGTGGAAGCACATAAGTTTGAGATTTATGGAAAATGTCCAAAATGTCTTTGA
- a CDS encoding ABC transporter substrate-binding protein, with protein sequence MKFKMKWATPLAVALLLAACGNDESTTSEASKEQETVQEAAAEGPYTVVDDRGVEVTFDEVPETIVSLQPSNTEILFELGVGEKIVGATDYDTYPEAAQKIERVSDSMAINAERIVELNPDVIVAYTIGDEAQIAQLEDAGLNVFVIASATSFDDVYTDIIQLSEVMGVEEKGEEVVATIQTQIKEVQDKTAKLETKKKVYYEISPAPDLWTTGSGTFQQEIMDVAGIENVFADQASWISVTEEDVITRNPEVILTTSNYLEDATAEILGRAGWDQIRAVQTKQVYLVDGDVMSRPAPRIGEAVQIMAETVYPELFK encoded by the coding sequence ATGAAATTCAAAATGAAATGGGCCACACCACTTGCAGTAGCACTACTATTAGCGGCATGTGGTAATGACGAGAGCACGACAAGTGAAGCATCAAAAGAACAAGAAACAGTTCAAGAAGCAGCCGCTGAAGGTCCTTATACAGTAGTCGATGACCGCGGTGTGGAAGTAACATTTGATGAAGTACCAGAAACAATTGTTTCGTTACAACCAAGTAACACGGAAATTTTATTTGAGCTTGGCGTGGGTGAGAAAATCGTCGGTGCAACAGACTATGACACATACCCTGAAGCAGCACAAAAAATTGAGCGCGTATCGGATTCAATGGCGATCAACGCAGAACGTATTGTTGAGTTAAACCCGGATGTCATTGTTGCCTATACAATTGGTGATGAAGCGCAAATTGCACAATTAGAAGATGCAGGCTTAAACGTATTTGTCATTGCTTCGGCAACGTCATTTGACGATGTGTACACGGACATTATTCAATTATCAGAAGTAATGGGCGTTGAAGAAAAAGGCGAAGAAGTCGTAGCGACCATTCAAACACAAATTAAAGAAGTACAAGATAAAACGGCCAAGTTAGAAACAAAGAAAAAAGTTTACTATGAGATTTCTCCAGCCCCAGATCTTTGGACTACTGGTAGCGGCACATTCCAGCAGGAAATCATGGACGTGGCAGGTATTGAAAATGTATTTGCTGACCAAGCAAGCTGGATAAGCGTGACAGAAGAAGATGTCATTACACGTAATCCAGAAGTAATCTTAACCACTTCTAACTATTTAGAAGATGCAACGGCTGAAATTTTAGGACGTGCAGGTTGGGATCAAATAAGGGCCGTACAAACTAAACAAGTTTATTTAGTCGATGGCGATGTAATGTCTCGTCCAGCGCCACGTATTGGTGAGGCTGTTCAAATTATGGCAGAAACGGTTTACCCAGAATTATTCAAATAG
- a CDS encoding bifunctional adenosylcobinamide kinase/adenosylcobinamide-phosphate guanylyltransferase produces the protein MIFITGGVRSGKSAFAEQTAAQFGVEKRYTYIATGVAFDEEMTHRIARHQQDRQTQILSWQTIEMQCEFPNTLNMLTEQDVVLFECVTTWLSNVLFHAESIQEPQCFITEQIKAFQKQLRFLIEQGVKIIIVSNEVLDEPASAYEEVNLYRKTLGELHQWLVKHSTEAYEVQFQLVQRWK, from the coding sequence ATGATTTTTATAACAGGTGGCGTCAGAAGTGGTAAAAGTGCATTTGCTGAACAAACTGCAGCACAGTTTGGCGTTGAAAAGCGATATACCTATATTGCGACAGGTGTTGCTTTCGATGAAGAAATGACACATCGCATTGCCCGTCATCAGCAGGATCGTCAGACACAAATTTTATCTTGGCAAACAATTGAGATGCAGTGTGAATTTCCTAATACATTAAACATGTTAACGGAGCAGGATGTTGTTCTTTTTGAATGTGTTACAACTTGGCTTTCAAATGTTCTTTTTCATGCAGAAAGTATTCAAGAGCCCCAATGTTTTATTACGGAGCAAATCAAGGCATTTCAAAAACAACTACGCTTTTTGATCGAACAAGGTGTTAAAATAATTATTGTTTCCAATGAAGTGTTAGATGAGCCAGCTTCAGCTTATGAAGAAGTGAATTTGTACCGCAAAACATTAGGGGAACTTCATCAGTGGCTAGTAAAGCACAGTACAGAAGCGTATGAAGTACAATTTCAGCTTGTACAGCGTTGGAAGTAG